AGGCGGCGGTATCCCAAGTGCTGGTGGTGCGAGCCAAAGGCGAGGTCACGGAACCGGTGCATGGGCTGCATTACAGTCGGGCGGAAACGACGCCGGTGTTGGTTTGCCCGCGTTGGGTGTTGATGGTGGAAGCCGGCGCGCGGTTGACGTGGGTGGAGGATTACGCCAGCGCTGGTGCGACTTGGACCAACGGGGTGAGCGAGATTTTTCTGGGGCCAGGGAGCCAGTTGACCCATTACCTGATCCAGCGGGAGTCCTGGGAATCGGCTCACCTGTTGCGCATGGCGGTACACCAAGCGCGCGACAGTCACTACACCTTGCGCGTCGTCAGCGCCGGAGCGTTTTGGAGCCGGTGTGAACCGTCCATTTACCAGGAAGGGCCAGGGGCGACGACGGTCCTGCGGGGTTTGAGTTTGGTGGGCGGACGCCAGCACAGCGATATGCACAGCCGCATTGTCCACGACCATCCCCAGGGCACCAGCCGGCAATTGCACAAGTGTGTGGTGGCGCACCAAGGACAGGCGGTGTTTCACGGGAACATCCGGGTTGCGGCTGCTGCCCAGTTAACGGATGCCGGGCAATTGAATTTGAATTTGTTGCTCTCACCCAAAGCGCGGGTGGATACGCGGCCCCAGTTGGAAATCCAAGCGGATAACGTCAAATGCACCCACGGCGCCACAGTGAGCGATCTCGACCCCGACGCCTTGTTTTATTTACAAAGCCGGGGGCTGGATCGGCAAGCGGCGCGATTATTGCTAGTGGATGGCTTTGCCCAGGAGTTATTGCAAGAAATTCCCTTCCCTACCCTGCGCCAACAGTGTCAAGCTTTGATGCGTCAATTGATTGGTACCGAGGAGCGCCTATGACCACGACCACCCGACGTTTGTTAGGGCAAGCAACGCGGGCCGATTTCCCCATCCTGCATCAAGAAGTAAACGGCCATCCTTTGATTTACTTCGACAACGCGGCCACGTCCCAAAAGCCCCGCCAGGTCCTGGAATGCTTGCAGCATTACTACGAGTGCGACAACGCTAATGTCCACCGGGGCGTGCATACCTTGAGCAACCGGGCCACCCAAGCCTACGAAGAAGCCCGCGCCAAATGCGCCCGTTTGATCCACGCGCCGGCCCCAGAGACCATCGTATTTACTCGCAATGCGACCGAGGCGATTAACCTAGTGGCCTATAGCTGGGGGATGAGCCAGTTGCAAGCGGGGGATGAAATTGTCCTGACGGTGATGGAACACCACAGCAACCTGGTGCCCTGGCAATGGGTAGCCCAGCGGACGGGAGCGACCTTGCGCTTTGTGAGGCTAACGCCGCAGGAGACCTTTGACCTGGAGCATTACCAATCGTTGCTATCGGACCGCACCAAGCTGGTCGCCTGCGCCTATGTTTCCAACATGCTGGGGTGCGTGAATCCGGTGGCGGACATCATCCGGCTGGCGCATCATTGGGGAGCCAAGGTGCTGCTAGATGCCTGTCAGGCGGTGCCCCACATGCCGGTGGATGTGCAGGCGCTGGATTGTGACTGGCTGGTGGCATCAGGGCACAAAATGTGCGGGCCAACAGGCGCTGGTTTTCTCTACGGCAAGGCGGACCTGTTGCGGCAAATGCCACCGTTTTTGGGGGGTGGGGAGATGATCAGCGAGGTGTTTTACGAATACAGCACCTATGCCGATTTACCCCACAAATTTGAAGCTGGGACGCCAGCGATTGCCGAAGCCATCGCGTTAGGGGCGGCGGTGGACTATCTGCAGCATTTAGGGCTAGAAAATATCCACGCCTACGAACAGGAGCTAGTGAGTTATCTATGGCAACAATTGCAGGGAATTCCGGGGATTCGCCTGTTTGGTCCCCCACCGCCGCACCGGGCTGGTCTAGTGGCGTTTACCCTGGCGGATGTGCATCCCCACGACC
The sequence above is a segment of the Gloeomargarita sp. SKYB120 genome. Coding sequences within it:
- the sufD gene encoding Fe-S cluster assembly protein SufD, which gives rise to MGTETGRGLALLAGRDDKGASDFLAWRDQVLAQVQAPDWPSVDREAWRATDLQPVLDKDWRLAMAVGREAVTLELLPELPARVWRINGQVVDHTMLPAGVTLGEWKDLTAAERERLGAGLPADGLTALNQAAVSQVLVVRAKGEVTEPVHGLHYSRAETTPVLVCPRWVLMVEAGARLTWVEDYASAGATWTNGVSEIFLGPGSQLTHYLIQRESWESAHLLRMAVHQARDSHYTLRVVSAGAFWSRCEPSIYQEGPGATTVLRGLSLVGGRQHSDMHSRIVHDHPQGTSRQLHKCVVAHQGQAVFHGNIRVAAAAQLTDAGQLNLNLLLSPKARVDTRPQLEIQADNVKCTHGATVSDLDPDALFYLQSRGLDRQAARLLLVDGFAQELLQEIPFPTLRQQCQALMRQLIGTEERL
- a CDS encoding SufS family cysteine desulfurase, which encodes MTTTTRRLLGQATRADFPILHQEVNGHPLIYFDNAATSQKPRQVLECLQHYYECDNANVHRGVHTLSNRATQAYEEARAKCARLIHAPAPETIVFTRNATEAINLVAYSWGMSQLQAGDEIVLTVMEHHSNLVPWQWVAQRTGATLRFVRLTPQETFDLEHYQSLLSDRTKLVACAYVSNMLGCVNPVADIIRLAHHWGAKVLLDACQAVPHMPVDVQALDCDWLVASGHKMCGPTGAGFLYGKADLLRQMPPFLGGGEMISEVFYEYSTYADLPHKFEAGTPAIAEAIALGAAVDYLQHLGLENIHAYEQELVSYLWQQLQGIPGIRLFGPPPPHRAGLVAFTLADVHPHDLSTLLDEAGIAIRAGHHCTQPLHRYLNISASARASLYFYNTPAEIDRFIAVVKEAVDFFQGINALGD